From the Rhodothalassiaceae bacterium genome, one window contains:
- the miaB gene encoding tRNA-2-methylthio-N(6)-dimethylallyladenosine synthase — MRFEIRSFGCQMNVYDSERMSELLAAAGHRPVADGADVELVVLNTCHIREKAAEKVYSEVGRIAAAARAKGDRDARPLVVVAGCVAQAEGEEILRRAPAVDLVIGPQTYHRLAGHVARIRQARAAGERLRLVDTEFPAEDKFAALPERPRRVPLSAFLTVQEGCDKFCSFCVVPYTRGAEVSRPVSAVLEEAHRLVEAGAVEITLIGQNVNAYHGLAADGREVTLAGLIRLLAGIPGLARIRYTTSHPRDMSADLIAAHGEVDKLMPYLHLPIQSGSDRILKAMNRRHRARDYLAVIERLRAARPDIALSGDFIVGFPGETEEDFRATLELVRAVGYAQAYSFKYSPRPGTPAAEAPDQVPEPVKAERLDRLQELLAAQQAAFNRASVGRRVEVLLDRKGRHPGQWLGRTPHNQAIHVDIAGPFGDGRGGLAEVEIVAAGPHSVEGRLIARTGRPAAA, encoded by the coding sequence ATGCGCTTTGAGATACGCAGCTTCGGCTGCCAGATGAACGTCTATGACAGCGAGCGCATGAGCGAGCTGCTCGCGGCGGCGGGCCACCGGCCGGTCGCCGACGGCGCGGATGTCGAGCTCGTCGTTCTCAACACCTGCCACATCCGCGAGAAGGCGGCCGAGAAGGTCTATTCCGAGGTAGGCCGGATCGCGGCCGCGGCCCGTGCGAAGGGGGACCGCGATGCGCGCCCGCTCGTCGTCGTCGCCGGCTGCGTCGCCCAGGCCGAGGGCGAGGAGATCCTGCGGCGGGCGCCGGCCGTCGATCTCGTGATCGGGCCGCAGACCTACCATCGTCTCGCCGGCCATGTGGCCCGCATCCGGCAGGCGCGCGCGGCCGGCGAGCGGCTGCGGCTCGTCGACACCGAGTTTCCGGCCGAAGACAAGTTCGCGGCGCTGCCGGAGCGCCCGCGCAGGGTGCCGCTGTCGGCGTTTCTCACGGTCCAGGAGGGCTGCGACAAGTTCTGCAGCTTCTGCGTCGTGCCCTATACGCGCGGGGCGGAGGTCTCGCGCCCCGTCTCGGCGGTGCTGGAGGAGGCCCATCGGCTCGTCGAGGCGGGTGCGGTGGAGATCACGCTGATCGGCCAGAACGTCAATGCCTACCATGGCCTGGCGGCGGACGGGCGCGAGGTGACGCTCGCCGGCCTCATCCGTCTGCTCGCCGGGATCCCGGGGCTCGCCCGCATCCGCTACACCACGAGCCATCCCCGGGACATGAGCGCGGATCTGATCGCCGCCCACGGCGAGGTGGACAAGCTGATGCCCTATCTGCATCTGCCGATCCAGTCGGGCTCGGACCGGATCCTGAAGGCGATGAACCGGCGCCACCGTGCGCGCGACTATCTGGCCGTCATCGAGCGGCTGCGTGCCGCGCGCCCCGACATCGCGCTCTCGGGCGATTTCATCGTCGGCTTTCCGGGAGAGACCGAGGAGGATTTCCGCGCCACCCTGGAGCTCGTGCGGGCGGTCGGCTATGCGCAGGCCTATTCCTTCAAGTATTCACCCCGGCCCGGCACGCCGGCCGCCGAGGCCCCCGACCAGGTGCCCGAACCGGTCAAGGCCGAACGCCTCGACCGGCTGCAGGAGCTGCTCGCGGCGCAGCAGGCGGCCTTCAACCGGGCGAGCGTGGGGCGCCGGGTCGAGGTGCTGCTGGACCGCAAGGGCCGCCATCCCGGCCAGTGGCTGGGCCGCACGCCGCACAACCAGGCGATCCATGTCGACATCGCCGGGCCCTTCGGCGACGGGCGCGGCGGTCTGGCCGAGGTCGAGATCGTCGCGGCCGGCCCCCACAGCGTCGAAGGCCGGCTGATCGCGCGCACGGGCCGTCCGGCGGCGGCCTGA
- a CDS encoding transcriptional repressor gives MSERQDIEGRCIAAGMRMTDQRRVIARVLSEATDHPDVEEVYRRAIAIDPRISIATVYRTVRLFEEAGILERHDFRDGRARYEPAGEEHHDHLIDIETGEVLEFRNEEIERLQVEVARKLGYELVDHRMELYGRRLREKGGSGGAGD, from the coding sequence ATGAGCGAACGGCAGGACATCGAGGGCAGATGCATCGCGGCCGGCATGCGCATGACCGACCAGCGCCGGGTGATCGCCCGCGTGCTGAGCGAGGCGACGGATCACCCGGACGTGGAGGAGGTCTATCGCCGCGCGATCGCGATCGACCCTAGGATCTCGATCGCCACCGTGTACCGGACCGTGCGGCTGTTCGAGGAGGCGGGCATCCTCGAGCGCCACGACTTCCGGGATGGTCGCGCGCGCTACGAGCCGGCCGGCGAGGAGCATCATGACCATCTGATCGACATCGAGACCGGCGAGGTGCTCGAGTTCCGCAACGAGGAGATCGAGCGCCTGCAGGTGGAGGTGGCGCGCAAGCTCGGCTACGAGCTCGTCGATCACCGCATGGAGCTCTACGGGCGGCGTCTGCGCGAGAAGGGCGGATCCGGCGGAGCCGGGGATTGA
- a CDS encoding MucR family transcriptional regulator, whose product MRRMKHPRARPKGRGQEKVHATMSENEKIAKADLLALTADIVASHLSHNSVPVGEVTNLIERVYRTLEAISGAAGEDGRPEPAVPIRKSVADDHIVCLEDGQKLKMLKRHLKTHHNMTPEEYRRRWNLPADYPMVAPKYAEQRRSLAKKIGLGRRKPAS is encoded by the coding sequence ATGCGGCGGATGAAGCATCCGCGGGCCCGCCCGAAGGGTCGAGGACAGGAAAAGGTGCACGCGACCATGAGCGAGAACGAAAAGATTGCAAAGGCTGACCTTCTGGCGCTGACGGCGGACATCGTGGCGTCCCACCTCTCGCACAATTCGGTGCCCGTGGGCGAGGTGACGAATCTGATCGAGCGCGTCTACCGCACGCTGGAGGCCATCAGCGGCGCGGCAGGCGAGGACGGCCGGCCCGAGCCGGCGGTGCCGATCAGGAAGTCGGTGGCGGACGATCACATCGTCTGCCTGGAGGACGGGCAGAAGCTGAAGATGCTGAAGAGGCATCTCAAGACCCACCACAACATGACGCCGGAGGAGTATCGCCGCCGCTGGAACCTGCCGGCCGACTATCCCATGGTCGCGCCGAAATACGCGGAGCAGCGGCGCTCGCTCGCCAAGAAGATCGGGCTGGGCCGGCGCAAGCCCGCCTCCTGA
- the rutE gene encoding putative malonic semialdehyde reductase RutE, producing MGRPLDDEALDVLFRKARSYNAWQDRPVDDETLHQLYDLLKWGPTSANCQPARFLFLKSREAKERLKPHLMSGNVEKAMTAPVVAVIGYDTRFYELLPRLFPHNPEAQSWFTSSPELAEETAFRNGTLQGAYLIMAARALGLDCGPMSGFDKDGVNREFFPDGRIRVNFLCCLGYGSEKRLFPRSPRLAFDEACRIL from the coding sequence GTGGGCAGGCCATTGGACGACGAGGCTCTCGATGTGCTGTTCCGCAAGGCGCGGTCCTACAACGCCTGGCAGGACCGGCCTGTGGATGACGAGACCCTACATCAGCTCTACGACCTTCTCAAATGGGGGCCGACCAGCGCCAACTGCCAGCCCGCGCGCTTCCTGTTCCTGAAGAGCCGGGAGGCGAAGGAGCGCCTGAAGCCCCACCTGATGTCCGGCAATGTGGAGAAGGCGATGACGGCGCCGGTGGTGGCGGTCATCGGCTACGACACCCGCTTCTACGAGCTGCTGCCCCGGCTCTTCCCGCACAATCCCGAAGCGCAGAGCTGGTTCACCTCCTCGCCTGAGCTGGCCGAGGAGACGGCGTTTCGCAACGGCACGCTCCAGGGCGCCTATCTGATCATGGCGGCGCGGGCGCTCGGGCTCGACTGCGGGCCCATGAGCGGTTTCGACAAGGACGGCGTCAACCGGGAATTCTTCCCCGACGGCCGCATCAGGGTGAACTTCCTGTGCTGCCTCGGCTACGGCAGCGAGAAGCGGCTCTTCCCGCGCTCGCCACGGCTCGCGTTCGACGAGGCCTGCCGGATTCTCTGA
- a CDS encoding multidrug ABC transporter substrate-binding protein, with the protein MTAEADASATKPPDPMRSTAAVDGRLDALLFVLERLGLPARLVMALRSALEAVRRWPLRSLLTVSGVAIGVASILLVAALGEAATRSTARGLSDMGGEMLIILAVPERSGGRLPGDLRLSDADAIARAFPEALFVVPRIQTTATLVAGGRSWTTTIIAAPPAHQRLTRAKRAAGRLLDEGDERRAARVLVLGAEVARRLFPDASALGETLRIAGLPFIVVGVFARRGQSLLGNPDDQVLMPLSTIRRYLRRSGVRPDAVDSIAVRFPQGADLDALARRLGEVLRARKHVRPGMPAPFSIISTAELARSARTIMRSVQLGLVLIAAISLFVGSVGIANIMLVAVTERTREIGLRMALGARRRDIRDQFLVEVLILALGGALMGLAAALLLLPLIRLAASEAAITPIWILAAIGCALVTGLAAGLYPARRAARLQPAEALRFE; encoded by the coding sequence ATGACGGCTGAGGCCGACGCATCCGCAACGAAGCCGCCCGACCCCATGCGTAGCACTGCTGCCGTGGACGGCCGCCTTGATGCGCTTCTGTTCGTCTTGGAAAGGCTGGGCCTGCCCGCGCGGCTCGTGATGGCTCTACGCTCCGCGCTGGAGGCCGTGCGCCGCTGGCCGCTGCGCTCGCTGCTCACGGTCTCGGGCGTCGCCATCGGCGTCGCGTCGATCCTGCTGGTCGCGGCGCTGGGTGAAGCAGCGACCCGTTCGACGGCTCGCGGCCTTTCCGACATGGGGGGTGAGATGCTGATCATCCTCGCCGTGCCCGAGCGCTCTGGCGGCCGGCTGCCCGGCGATCTGCGGCTGTCGGACGCCGATGCGATCGCCCGCGCCTTTCCTGAAGCTCTCTTCGTCGTGCCCCGGATCCAGACGACGGCAACTCTGGTGGCGGGAGGACGCAGCTGGACGACGACGATCATCGCTGCGCCCCCCGCCCATCAGCGCCTGACGAGGGCGAAGCGCGCCGCCGGCCGGCTTCTCGACGAAGGAGACGAACGCCGTGCGGCGCGGGTGCTGGTGCTGGGTGCCGAGGTCGCCCGGCGCCTGTTTCCCGACGCTTCCGCGCTGGGCGAGACGCTGCGCATCGCGGGCCTGCCCTTCATCGTCGTCGGCGTGTTCGCGCGCCGCGGCCAGAGCCTTCTCGGCAATCCGGACGACCAGGTTCTGATGCCGCTGTCCACCATCCGGCGCTATCTGCGCCGCAGCGGCGTGCGTCCGGATGCGGTGGACAGCATCGCGGTACGCTTCCCGCAGGGGGCGGATCTGGATGCGCTCGCGCGCCGGCTGGGCGAGGTGCTGCGCGCCCGCAAGCATGTGCGGCCCGGCATGCCGGCGCCGTTTTCGATCATTTCCACCGCCGAGCTCGCCCGCAGTGCGCGCACCATCATGCGTTCGGTGCAGCTTGGCCTCGTTCTCATCGCCGCGATCAGCCTGTTCGTCGGCAGCGTCGGGATCGCCAACATCATGCTGGTCGCGGTCACGGAGCGCACCCGGGAAATCGGCCTCCGAATGGCGCTCGGAGCCCGCCGGCGCGACATCCGCGACCAGTTTCTGGTCGAGGTACTCATTCTGGCGCTGGGGGGTGCTCTCATGGGGCTGGCAGCCGCGCTTCTGCTTCTGCCGCTGATCCGGCTTGCGGCATCCGAAGCGGCCATCACGCCGATCTGGATCCTGGCGGCCATCGGCTGCGCGCTCGTGACGGGGCTGGCGGCTGGCCTCTATCCCGCCCGCCGCGCCGCGCGGCTGCAGCCGGCGGAGGCCCTGCGGTTCGAGTGA
- a CDS encoding hemolysin D, whose protein sequence is MAERSKAEAETDGGGATRSAAAPVSSRPRRRRRILLWVLAVPVILGAAAFLFMMGPGDGPAYRLAHADVGSVERLVRAVGRIEARDSVDVGAEISGTVAAVHVDFGAQVHAGDPLAQIDPAPFAAEVARAQAALAAARAELRQREGRVRLATLALARAERDAKRAQALAVNGHVSEQALDDAMTALERARAEHAIALAERDAQAARIPGLEAALKNARRLLDKTVIRAPIDGVVIDRRVAPGQTVVSAFQAQTLFAIAADLAKLRLVVDVTEADIGAVTPGQPVRFAVDAWPQRTFTGVVATIRPAAQVREGLVTYPVLVDVDNADGRLLPGMTADVQIVVDHAERVLRVPLAALTWRPGQGTQAKALLPKVSIRIVSREEAERIQRAVADLSRDDSTGPEKTEGTATVHVLFAGDRIATPVPVRLGLVGEQFAEIRGGDIKPGDAVVIGSGEAGDDG, encoded by the coding sequence GTGGCAGAACGGAGCAAGGCCGAGGCTGAGACCGACGGTGGTGGTGCGACCAGGTCTGCGGCTGCACCGGTCTCGAGCAGGCCGCGTCGGCGCCGCCGTATTCTGCTGTGGGTGCTTGCCGTCCCCGTCATCCTTGGCGCGGCGGCCTTCCTGTTCATGATGGGCCCGGGCGACGGGCCGGCCTATCGCCTCGCGCATGCCGACGTCGGATCGGTCGAGCGCCTCGTGCGCGCGGTCGGGCGCATCGAGGCGCGCGATTCGGTCGACGTCGGTGCCGAAATCTCGGGCACCGTTGCCGCCGTCCATGTTGACTTCGGTGCGCAGGTGCATGCCGGCGATCCGCTCGCCCAGATCGACCCGGCTCCTTTTGCGGCCGAGGTCGCGCGCGCACAAGCCGCACTTGCGGCCGCCCGCGCCGAACTGCGTCAGCGCGAAGGCCGCGTCAGGCTCGCCACTCTCGCCCTCGCGCGGGCGGAGCGGGACGCAAAGCGCGCGCAGGCGCTTGCCGTGAACGGCCATGTCTCCGAACAGGCGCTCGACGACGCCATGACGGCGCTGGAGCGGGCGCGGGCCGAACACGCGATCGCGCTTGCGGAGCGGGATGCGCAGGCGGCGCGGATCCCCGGCCTTGAGGCGGCGCTGAAGAACGCCCGTCGGCTGCTCGACAAGACCGTCATCCGCGCGCCCATCGACGGCGTCGTGATCGACCGGCGGGTCGCACCCGGGCAGACCGTGGTCTCGGCCTTCCAGGCCCAGACGCTGTTCGCCATCGCCGCGGATCTCGCGAAGCTGCGCCTCGTCGTGGACGTGACCGAAGCGGACATCGGCGCGGTCACCCCCGGCCAGCCCGTGCGCTTTGCGGTCGACGCCTGGCCGCAGCGGACGTTCACGGGCGTCGTCGCCACGATCCGCCCCGCTGCGCAGGTGAGGGAAGGCCTCGTCACCTACCCCGTGCTCGTGGATGTGGACAATGCGGATGGGCGTCTGCTGCCCGGCATGACGGCCGATGTCCAGATCGTGGTTGACCACGCCGAGCGCGTCCTGCGCGTGCCGCTCGCCGCTCTTACCTGGCGGCCGGGCCAGGGGACGCAGGCGAAAGCTCTGTTGCCGAAGGTGAGCATCCGGATCGTGAGCCGGGAGGAAGCCGAGCGCATCCAGCGTGCCGTGGCGGATCTCTCGCGCGACGACAGTACCGGGCCGGAAAAAACGGAGGGAACCGCCACGGTCCATGTGCTCTTCGCCGGAGACCGCATCGCGACACCGGTGCCCGTGCGCCTGGGCCTTGTCGGTGAGCAATTCGCCGAAATCCGTGGCGGCGACATCAAGCCGGGCGATGCGGTCGTGATCGGAAGCGGGGAGGCCGGCGATGACGGCTGA
- a CDS encoding thiol:disulfide oxidoreductase — translation MITLYTAPTPNGYKISVMLEEIGLPYEVRVLDLMKGEQKEEWFLKINPNGRIPAIVDHDNDDFNVFESGAIMLYLAEKTGRLLPKEEKGRSRVIQWLMFQMAGVGPMQGQANVFYRYFPEKIPSVIARYQNETKRLYTVLDRQLAGRDYLVDEYSIADIANWCWVRAHEWAGVSIDDLPNLKAWAERIGARPAVQRGIQIPPRNLSEEEAVKAAQKLLQR, via the coding sequence ATGATCACGCTTTATACCGCACCCACGCCGAACGGCTACAAGATCTCGGTGATGCTGGAGGAGATCGGCCTGCCCTACGAGGTGCGGGTGCTGGACCTGATGAAGGGCGAGCAGAAGGAGGAGTGGTTCCTCAAGATCAATCCCAACGGCCGGATCCCCGCCATCGTCGATCATGACAATGACGACTTCAACGTCTTCGAGTCCGGCGCGATCATGCTCTATCTGGCGGAGAAGACCGGCAGGCTGCTGCCGAAGGAGGAAAAGGGCCGCTCGCGCGTCATCCAGTGGCTGATGTTCCAGATGGCGGGTGTCGGGCCCATGCAGGGTCAGGCGAACGTCTTCTACCGGTATTTTCCGGAGAAGATCCCCTCGGTCATCGCCCGCTATCAGAACGAGACGAAGCGGCTCTATACCGTCCTCGACCGCCAGCTTGCCGGGCGCGACTATCTCGTGGACGAGTATTCCATCGCCGACATCGCGAACTGGTGCTGGGTGCGGGCGCACGAGTGGGCGGGGGTCAGCATCGACGATCTGCCGAATCTGAAGGCCTGGGCGGAGCGCATCGGCGCGCGGCCCGCCGTCCAGCGCGGCATCCAGATCCCGCCGCGCAACCTGAGCGAGGAGGAAGCCGTCAAGGCCGCGCAGAAGCTGCTCCAGCGCTAG